CGAATATCGCCCCTGCAACACCAAAATAAGGCGCATAGTTTACCCAGTTTTCCATACCAGCTTCCTCCCCATACTTTGTGCGATTTTTAACGAATACCCAGCTAAAAAAAACAATTTACCGAGAGGGGGCGCGACCGGCGTTAACTGCTGTCATGGCCTTTGCAAGGCCGTCCTCGATAATGGCCTCCACAGCAGCAGCTGCTGCAGCGATACTTTCAGCCGCTTTATGCCTTTCATCAGCATACCAGGGGCTCAGTACGTATTCTTCCACTTCCTCATTGTACCGCGGCCTGCCAATGCCTACCTTCAACCTGGCATAACGGCTGGTTCCCAGAGCATCGTGAATTGATTGGACTCCCCGATGTCCGGCGGCACCACCGCCCGCCACAATCTTGAGCCGCCCCAGTTCGAGATCCAGATCGTCATGTATAACGAGCATGCTCTCAGGGGCAACCTCGAAGTAGCTCATCAGAGCCTTCACTGCTTCACCGCTACGGTTCATGTACGTTTGCGGCTTGGCAAGAACCACTCGCCCAGCAGCGATTGTACCTTTTCCCCAGAGGCTCATGAACCCTTTGCGTCTGACCTTGATACCATGACCAGCTGCCACCCTATCCAGTATCATAAAACCAAGGTTATGCCGGGTGTGCTGGTAGGTCTTGCCGGGATTTCCTAGTCCCACTATCAACCGCACTGGTCAGCTCCACGGCTTCTCTTCCGGCCATCTCCAGGGTTACTCTCCCCCCTCTTCCTCAGTTTCGCTTGCCGCCTCTTTCACCTCCTCTCCCTCTTCAACTTCTGCTACCTCTTCCGGTTCTTCTTCAACTCTTGCAGGCGCCGCCACTGTGACGACAGTCAACTGTTCCTCCTCCAGGAGCTCCACTCCCTCGGGTGGATCCAGATCGGACACATGTAGAGAATCACCTATATTTAAATGAGTGACATCGAGCTCCAGTGACTCAGGGATCCTTCCGGGCAAACAAGAAATCTGCAGTGTTCTCGTCACCTGCTGCAGGATGCCTCCCTCAGCCAATCCTGCTGGCTCCCCATGCAGGATAATCGGCACTTCGATAATAATCTTCCTGTCCATGGAAATGGCATAAAAATCAACATGCAGAATACTGCGTTTCACCGGATCATACTGGATCTCTTTGATCATAGCCGGCCTGCTGTTGCTGCCGTCGCCATTGTCAATGGTGAGATCGATAAGCACATTTTCTCTCGTTCCCGTGGTAAGCAGCTTTTCCAGTTCAGCCTTTTTTAC
The Deltaproteobacteria bacterium DNA segment above includes these coding regions:
- a CDS encoding 50S ribosomal protein L25/general stress protein Ctc, yielding METVTLNAKLRTATGKGVARALRRQGLIPAVFYGGEQGPVSLQVKKAELEKLLTTGTRENVLIDLTIDNGDGSNSRPAMIKEIQYDPVKRSILHVDFYAISMDRKIIIEVPIILHGEPAGLAEGGILQQVTRTLQISCLPGRIPESLELDVTHLNIGDSLHVSDLDPPEGVELLEEEQLTVVTVAAPARVEEEPEEVAEVEEGEEVKEAASETEEEGGE
- a CDS encoding aminoacyl-tRNA hydrolase, translating into MRLIVGLGNPGKTYQHTRHNLGFMILDRVAAGHGIKVRRKGFMSLWGKGTIAAGRVVLAKPQTYMNRSGEAVKALMSYFEVAPESMLVIHDDLDLELGRLKIVAGGGAAGHRGVQSIHDALGTSRYARLKVGIGRPRYNEEVEEYVLSPWYADERHKAAESIAAAAAAVEAIIEDGLAKAMTAVNAGRAPSR